In the genome of Oryzias melastigma strain HK-1 linkage group LG4, ASM292280v2, whole genome shotgun sequence, the window GCGTAGCGCCGATCGGGTCCATGCCCTCCATGATGCCCTCCTCCAGTTCCCTCTTCGGTCTCCATTTCCTGGCTTGGGAAGCGCGCTCGCCGTTCGCTGATCTCTCTGTTGTGTTGTTGGCAAATACGAAAGATGTGATAATAGGTGAAGCAGACAACAAGTGCAGCAGGTGCATAAAGCAAGCACACCACAAACCCTGTAAATAGGGCAGAGGTTGGCCAAAAGTGTGCACACCACTCAAATATATCCCCATGATATCCTGGCTTACCCCAACCGAAAAAGGAGGGCAGGAAAACCATGCTTGAGTAGACCCAGATAAGGGCAATGCAGCCTCTTAACCTGCATGGTGTCACCAGTTGGTTGTATGATAGTGGTTTGGTTATAGCCAGATAACGGTCTACACTAATGCAGGCTAGACATGCCATCGATACACTCTTTAGGACAGAGATGACGTAGCTAAAAACCTGGCATGTAATTGGTTCTTGGACACCAGCTGGGTAGTGAAGTAAAGACAAGGTGGGAACAAGGCAACTGAGTCCCACCAGCAAGTCGGCATAGGCCATGGTCTGGATGAAATAACTGGTAGTGTAGTGGTGCAG includes:
- the gpr52 gene encoding G-protein coupled receptor 52; the protein is MNQSELTTDQIVTANSSRGDLFPGRTFNHSCPLGWGLREGLDACILETAVIVLLTVLIIAGNLTVIFVFHCAPLLHHYTTSYFIQTMAYADLLVGLSCLVPTLSLLHYPAGVQEPITCQVFSYVISVLKSVSMACLACISVDRYLAITKPLSYNQLVTPCRLRGCIALIWVYSSMVFLPSFFGWGKPGYHGDIFEWCAHFWPTSALFTGFVVCLLYAPAALVVCFTYYHIFRICQQHNREISERRARFPSQEMETEEGTGGGHHGGHGPDRRYAMVLFRITSVFYMLWLPYIIYFLLESSHVLNIPALSFITTWLAISNSFCNCVIYSLSNSVFRLGMRRLSQTMCSFSHCAADDRDFGEHKPRKRAKSCSI